Proteins from a genomic interval of Streptococcus oralis:
- a CDS encoding ECF transporter S component — MKQTKTTKIALVSLLTALSVVLGYFLKIPTPTGILTLLDAGIFFAAFYFGSREGAVVGGLAGFLIDLLSGYPQWMFFSLINHGLQGFFAGFKGKWQWLGLILATIVMVGGYALGSTLMNGWAAALPEILPNFLQNIVGMVVGFVLSQSIKKIK; from the coding sequence ATGAAGCAAACCAAAACAACTAAAATCGCTCTTGTATCTCTATTAACCGCCCTTTCTGTGGTTCTAGGTTATTTCTTAAAGATTCCAACACCAACAGGTATTCTAACTCTCTTAGATGCGGGTATCTTCTTTGCAGCCTTCTACTTTGGTAGTCGTGAAGGGGCTGTAGTCGGAGGTCTAGCAGGTTTCTTGATTGACCTCTTATCAGGCTATCCACAGTGGATGTTCTTTAGCCTGATCAACCATGGCTTGCAGGGATTTTTCGCAGGATTTAAAGGAAAATGGCAATGGCTAGGCCTTATCTTAGCAACGATTGTTATGGTGGGGGGTTACGCCTTGGGTTCAACTTTGATGAATGGCTGGGCAGCAGCCCTACCAGAAATCCTACCAAACTTCCTGCAAAATATCGTGGGAATGGTTGTAGGGTTTGTGCTTAGTCAAAGTATTAAGAAAATTAAGTAA
- a CDS encoding MFS transporter, producing the protein MKQYLERASILALSLVLITSFSISSALPAMFDYYQGYPKEQIELLVSLPSFGIMIMLVLNGFLERLLPERLQISLGLLILSIGGTAPFWYQEYNFVFAMRILFGLGVGMINAKAISIISERYHGKTRIQMLGLRGSAEVVGASILTLVVGQLLSLGWTVTFLAYSAGFLVLILYLLFVPYGKEKKETKKKEAETIRLTGQMKGLIFLLAVEAAVVVCTNTAITIRIPSLMVERGLGDAQLSSLVLSIMQLIGILAGVSFSFFISLFKERLLLWSGITFGLGQIVIALSPSLGVMVVGSVVAGFSYSVALTTVFQLLSERIPAKLLNQATSFAVLGCSFGAFTTPFILGAIGLVTQNGMLVFTILGCWLIVTSIFVMYALQKRA; encoded by the coding sequence ATGAAACAATATTTAGAACGGGCTAGTATTTTGGCCCTCTCCCTCGTTTTGATTACCTCCTTTTCCATCTCAAGTGCTCTGCCAGCCATGTTTGACTATTATCAGGGCTACCCCAAAGAACAAATCGAGCTCCTGGTCAGTCTCCCTTCTTTTGGAATCATGATTATGCTGGTTTTAAATGGGTTTTTGGAGCGTTTGCTTCCTGAGCGACTTCAGATTAGTCTGGGACTTCTCATCCTCTCTATCGGTGGAACAGCTCCCTTCTGGTATCAGGAGTACAACTTTGTCTTTGCGATGCGGATTTTATTTGGCTTGGGTGTGGGGATGATCAATGCCAAGGCTATTTCCATCATCAGCGAACGCTATCATGGAAAGACACGGATTCAGATGCTGGGTCTCCGCGGATCAGCAGAAGTTGTCGGGGCGTCGATTTTGACTCTAGTGGTAGGTCAACTCTTATCCTTGGGATGGACAGTGACCTTCTTGGCCTACAGTGCGGGATTTTTAGTATTGATCCTTTATCTGCTCTTTGTCCCTTATGGGAAAGAAAAGAAAGAAACAAAGAAAAAAGAGGCCGAAACAATTCGTTTGACAGGACAGATGAAAGGCTTAATTTTTCTATTGGCTGTCGAAGCAGCAGTTGTTGTCTGTACCAACACAGCTATCACCATTCGTATTCCTAGTCTGATGGTGGAAAGAGGTCTAGGGGATGCCCAGTTATCGAGTTTGGTTTTAAGTATCATGCAGTTGATTGGTATCTTGGCAGGTGTGAGTTTTTCTTTCTTTATCTCTCTGTTTAAAGAAAGGTTGCTCCTTTGGTCAGGTATCACCTTTGGATTGGGGCAGATTGTGATTGCCTTGTCTCCGTCATTGGGTGTGATGGTAGTTGGAAGTGTTGTGGCAGGTTTTTCCTACAGTGTGGCCTTGACGACTGTCTTTCAGCTTCTTTCTGAAAGAATCCCAGCCAAGCTCCTTAATCAGGCAACATCTTTTGCAGTGCTAGGATGTAGCTTTGGAGCCTTTACGACACCTTTCATTCTTGGGGCGATTGGCTTGGTGACTCAAAACGGTATGTTGGTCTTCACCATTCTAGGATGCTGGTTGATTGTCACTTCTATCTTTGTTATGTACGCACTTCAAAAGAGAGCTTAG
- a CDS encoding bifunctional hydroxymethylpyrimidine kinase/phosphomethylpyrimidine kinase, translating to MRNNRILALSGNDIFSGGGLSADLATYTLNGLHGFVAVTCLTAVTEKGFEVFPTADTIFQHELDSLRDVEFAGIKIGLLPTVSVAERALDFIKQHPGVPVVLDPVLVCKETHDVAVSELCQELIRFFPHVSVITPNLPEAELLAGQEIKTLEDMKAAAQKLHELGAPAVIIKGGNRLSQDKAADIFYDGQTFTVLENPVIQGQNAGAGCTFASSIASHLVKGDELLTAVESSKAFVYRAIAQADQYGVRQYEANQNN from the coding sequence ATGAGGAATAATCGTATTTTAGCACTTTCTGGAAATGATATTTTTAGTGGTGGCGGTTTGTCAGCTGATTTGGCCACCTATACTTTGAATGGCTTGCATGGTTTTGTAGCAGTGACTTGTTTGACGGCTGTGACAGAAAAGGGTTTTGAAGTCTTTCCTACGGCTGATACTATTTTTCAACATGAGCTAGACAGCTTGCGTGATGTGGAGTTTGCAGGAATTAAGATTGGTCTTCTCCCTACTGTCAGTGTGGCTGAGAGGGCATTGGACTTTATCAAGCAACACCCAGGGGTGCCTGTAGTTCTAGATCCAGTCTTGGTCTGCAAGGAAACGCACGATGTGGCTGTCAGTGAACTCTGTCAAGAGTTGATTCGCTTTTTCCCTCATGTCAGTGTGATTACGCCAAATCTTCCTGAAGCAGAATTGTTAGCTGGTCAGGAGATTAAAACCTTGGAAGATATGAAGGCTGCAGCACAGAAATTGCATGAATTAGGAGCGCCAGCGGTCATTATCAAGGGAGGCAATCGCCTTAGTCAGGACAAGGCTGCAGATATCTTTTATGATGGACAAACCTTTACAGTTCTAGAAAATCCTGTTATCCAAGGCCAAAATGCTGGCGCAGGTTGTACCTTTGCCTCAAGCATTGCCAGTCACTTGGTTAAAGGGGATGAACTTTTAACAGCAGTAGAGAGTTCTAAAGCTTTCGTTTACCGTGCTATCGCACAAGCAGATCAATATGGAGTAAGACAATATGAAGCAAACCAAAACAACTAA
- a CDS encoding M24 family metallopeptidase, whose amino-acid sequence MSKLQQIVTYLESEKLDVAVVSDPVTINYLTGFYSDPHERQMFLFVLADQEPLLFVPALEVERATSTVSFPVVGYVDSENPWQKIKNALPQHDFKRVAVEFDNLILTKYHGLKAVFETAEFENLTPRIQRMRLIKSADEVQKMMVAGLYADKAVKVGFDNISLDKTETDIIAQIDFALKREGYEMSFDTMVLTGDNAANPHGIPGANKVEKDALLLFDLGVMVNGYASDMTRTVAVGKPDQFKKDIYNLTLEAQQAALDFIKPGVTAHEVDRTAREVIEKAGYGEYFNHRLGHGIGMDVHEFPSIMEGNDMVIEEGMCFSVEPGIYIPGKVGVRIEDCGVVTKDGFDLFTSTSKDLLYFD is encoded by the coding sequence ATGTCTAAATTACAACAAATCGTAACATATCTTGAATCAGAAAAACTAGACGTCGCTGTCGTATCTGACCCCGTCACTATTAATTACCTCACTGGTTTTTACAGTGACCCTCATGAACGCCAAATGTTCCTTTTTGTCCTAGCGGACCAGGAACCTCTCCTTTTTGTCCCAGCCCTTGAAGTGGAGCGTGCAACCAGCACTGTTTCCTTCCCAGTAGTGGGCTATGTGGATTCTGAAAATCCATGGCAAAAAATCAAAAACGCTTTGCCTCAGCACGACTTCAAACGTGTTGCTGTTGAGTTTGACAATCTCATCTTAACCAAATACCATGGTTTGAAAGCAGTCTTTGAAACTGCTGAGTTTGAAAACCTCACTCCTCGCATCCAACGCATGCGCCTCATCAAATCAGCTGATGAAGTGCAAAAAATGATGGTTGCAGGTCTCTATGCTGATAAAGCTGTAAAAGTTGGTTTTGACAATATCTCTCTTGATAAAACAGAGACAGATATCATCGCCCAAATCGACTTCGCCTTAAAACGTGAAGGCTATGAAATGAGTTTTGATACCATGGTCTTGACTGGTGACAATGCTGCAAATCCACACGGAATTCCTGGTGCAAACAAGGTCGAAAAAGACGCCCTTCTCCTCTTTGACCTGGGTGTTATGGTCAATGGCTACGCATCAGATATGACTCGTACAGTCGCTGTCGGCAAACCAGACCAATTCAAGAAAGATATTTACAACTTGACCCTTGAAGCCCAACAAGCTGCTCTTGACTTTATCAAACCTGGTGTGACTGCTCATGAAGTAGACCGCACTGCCCGTGAAGTCATCGAAAAAGCTGGTTACGGTGAGTACTTCAACCACCGTCTCGGTCACGGTATCGGTATGGATGTCCACGAATTCCCATCTATCATGGAAGGAAACGACATGGTCATCGAAGAAGGCATGTGCTTCTCTGTTGAACCAGGTATCTATATCCCTGGTAAAGTCGGCGTTCGTATTGAAGACTGCGGTGTTGTTACCAAGGATGGCTTTGACCTCTTTACAAGCACCAGCAAAGACTTGCTTTATTTTGATTAA
- a CDS encoding FAD-containing oxidoreductase, protein MLTYDLIVIGFGKAGKTLAGKLASAGKKVALVERSKAMYGGTCINIGCIPTKTLLVAAEKDLSFEEVIATKNTITGRLNGKNYATIAGTGVDIFDAEAHFLSNKVIEIQAGDEKQELTAETIVINTGAVSNVLPIPGLATSKNVFDSTGIQNLDKLPEKLGVLGGGNIGLEFAGLYNKLGSKVTVLDALDTFLPRAEPSIAALAKQYMEEDGIELLQNIRTTEIKNDGDQVLVVTENETYRFDALLYATGRKPNVEPLQLENTDIELTERGAIKVDKHCQTNVPGVFAVGDVNGGPQFTYISLDDFRVVYSYLAGDGSYTLEDRLNVPNTMFITPALSQVGLTESQAADLKLPYAVKEIPVAAMPRGHVNGDLRGAFKAVVNTETKEILGASIFSEGSQEIINIITVAMDNKIPYTYFTKQIFTHPTLAENLNDLFAI, encoded by the coding sequence ATGTTAACATATGATTTAATCGTTATTGGATTTGGTAAAGCTGGTAAAACACTAGCTGGTAAATTGGCTTCAGCTGGCAAAAAAGTTGCCCTCGTTGAACGTAGTAAAGCTATGTACGGTGGAACATGCATCAACATCGGTTGTATCCCAACTAAAACCTTGCTAGTTGCTGCTGAGAAGGACTTGTCTTTTGAAGAAGTGATTGCTACCAAAAACACGATTACTGGTCGCCTCAATGGTAAAAACTACGCTACTATTGCGGGAACAGGTGTAGATATCTTTGATGCGGAAGCACACTTCCTTTCAAACAAAGTCATCGAAATCCAAGCTGGTGATGAAAAACAAGAACTAACTGCTGAAACAATCGTTATCAACACTGGTGCTGTTTCAAACGTCTTGCCAATCCCTGGACTTGCTACAAGCAAAAACGTCTTTGACTCAACAGGTATCCAAAACTTGGACAAATTGCCTGAAAAACTTGGTGTTCTTGGTGGTGGAAATATCGGTCTTGAATTTGCAGGACTCTACAACAAACTTGGCAGCAAGGTTACCGTCCTAGATGCCTTGGATACTTTCCTTCCTCGTGCAGAACCATCCATCGCAGCTCTTGCTAAACAGTACATGGAAGAAGACGGTATTGAATTGCTTCAAAACATCCGTACTACTGAAATCAAAAACGACGGTGACCAAGTTCTCGTCGTAACCGAAAACGAAACGTACCGTTTCGACGCCCTTCTCTACGCAACTGGACGTAAGCCAAACGTAGAACCACTTCAACTTGAGAATACCGATATTGAACTAACTGAACGCGGTGCTATCAAAGTAGACAAACATTGTCAAACAAACGTTCCTGGTGTCTTTGCAGTTGGAGACGTCAACGGTGGACCTCAATTTACCTACATCTCACTTGATGACTTCCGTGTCGTCTACAGCTACCTTGCTGGAGATGGCAGCTACACTCTTGAAGACCGTCTCAATGTACCAAACACCATGTTCATCACACCTGCACTTTCACAAGTTGGTTTGACAGAAAGCCAAGCAGCTGATTTGAAACTTCCATACGCTGTCAAGGAAATTCCTGTTGCAGCAATGCCTCGCGGTCACGTAAATGGAGATCTTCGTGGAGCCTTCAAAGCTGTTGTCAACACTGAAACAAAAGAAATTCTCGGTGCAAGCATCTTCTCAGAAGGTTCTCAAGAAATCATTAACATCATCACTGTTGCAATGGACAACAAGATTCCTTACACTTACTTCACAAAACAAATCTTCACTCACCCAACCTTGGCTGAAAATTTGAATGACTTGTTTGCGATTTAA
- the gatD gene encoding lipid II isoglutaminyl synthase subunit GatD produces MVYTSLSSKDGNYPYQLNIAHLYGNLMNTYGDNGNILMLKYVAEKLGAHVTVDIVSLHDDFDENHYDIAFFGGGQDFEQSIIAGDLPAKKESIDNYIQNDGVVLAICGGFQLLGQYYVEASGKRIEGLGVMGHYTLNQTNNRFIGDIKIHNDEFDETYYGFENHQGRTFLSDDQKPLGQVVYGNGNNEEKIGEGVHYKNVFGSYFHGPILSRNANLAYRLVTTALRKKYGQDIQLPAYEDILSQEIAEEYSDVKSKADFS; encoded by the coding sequence ATGGTTTATACTTCACTTTCCTCAAAAGATGGCAACTACCCTTATCAGCTCAACATCGCTCACCTCTATGGGAACCTCATGAATACCTACGGGGACAATGGAAATATCCTCATGCTCAAGTATGTGGCTGAAAAACTGGGGGCCCATGTAACAGTTGACATCGTTTCTCTCCATGATGACTTTGACGAAAATCATTACGACATTGCCTTTTTTGGTGGCGGTCAAGACTTTGAACAAAGTATCATCGCAGGAGACCTACCTGCTAAAAAAGAGAGCATTGACAACTACATTCAAAACGACGGTGTGGTTCTAGCCATCTGTGGTGGTTTCCAACTATTGGGACAATATTATGTTGAAGCTTCAGGCAAACGCATCGAAGGTCTAGGGGTCATGGGCCACTATACCCTCAACCAGACCAATAACCGCTTTATCGGTGACATCAAGATTCATAATGACGAATTCGATGAGACCTACTATGGCTTTGAAAATCACCAGGGACGTACCTTCCTTTCTGATGACCAAAAACCACTGGGTCAGGTTGTCTATGGAAATGGAAATAACGAAGAAAAGATCGGCGAAGGGGTTCATTATAAGAATGTCTTTGGTTCCTACTTCCACGGACCTATCCTCTCACGCAATGCCAATCTGGCTTATCGCCTAGTCACTACTGCCCTCCGAAAAAAATACGGTCAGGACATCCAACTCCCTGCCTATGAGGATATTCTCAGTCAAGAAATCGCTGAAGAATACAGCGACGTGAAAAGCAAGGCTGACTTTTCTTAA
- the murT gene encoding lipid II isoglutaminyl synthase subunit MurT encodes MKLKTTLGLLAGRSSHFILSRLGRGSTLPGKLALQFDKDILQNLAKNYEIVVVTGTNGKTLTTALTVGILKEIYGQVLTNPSGANMITGITTTFLTAKSSKTGKNIAVLEIDEASLSRICDYIHPSLFVITNIFRDQMDRYGEIYTTYNMILDAIRKVPTATVLLNGDSPLFYKPAIPNPVQYFGFDLEKGPAKLAHYNTEGILCPDCQGILKYELNTYANLGAYICENCGCKRPDLDYRLTELVELSNNRSRFVIDGQEYGIQIGGLYNIYNALAAVAIARFLGADSQRIKQGFDKSRAVFGRQETFHIGDKECTLVLIKNPVGATQAIEMIKLAPYPFSLSVLLNANYADGIDTSWIWDADFEQITDMDIPEINAGGVRHSEIARRLRVTGYPADKITETSNLEQVIKTIENQDCKHAYILATYTAMLEFRELLASRQIVRKEMN; translated from the coding sequence ATGAAATTAAAAACTACTTTGGGCCTCCTAGCTGGGCGTTCATCTCACTTCATCTTGAGCCGTCTTGGTCGTGGAAGTACGCTCCCTGGAAAACTTGCCCTCCAATTTGATAAAGATATTTTACAAAATCTAGCTAAGAACTACGAGATTGTCGTGGTCACTGGAACCAACGGTAAAACCCTGACAACTGCCCTTACTGTTGGCATTTTAAAAGAGATCTATGGCCAGGTTCTAACCAATCCTAGTGGCGCCAACATGATCACAGGAATTACGACAACCTTCCTGACTGCCAAATCTTCTAAAACTGGGAAGAACATTGCCGTTCTAGAAATCGACGAGGCTAGTCTATCTCGTATCTGTGACTACATCCATCCTAGCCTTTTTGTCATCACTAATATTTTCCGTGACCAGATGGACCGCTATGGTGAGATTTACACGACTTATAACATGATTTTGGATGCCATCCGTAAGGTGCCTACGGCTACTGTTCTTCTTAATGGTGACAGTCCGCTTTTCTACAAGCCTGCGATTCCAAATCCTGTCCAGTATTTCGGTTTTGACTTGGAAAAAGGTCCAGCAAAGCTTGCTCACTACAATACCGAAGGGATTCTCTGCCCCGACTGTCAAGGCATACTAAAATATGAACTCAATACCTATGCCAACTTGGGTGCCTATATCTGTGAAAATTGTGGTTGCAAACGTCCTGATCTCGACTATCGCTTGACAGAACTGGTTGAGTTGAGCAACAATCGCTCCCGCTTTGTCATTGACGGACAAGAATACGGAATCCAAATCGGTGGACTTTACAACATCTACAATGCGCTAGCTGCGGTTGCCATCGCCCGTTTCCTCGGGGCTGATTCACAGCGGATCAAACAAGGATTTGACAAGAGCCGTGCTGTCTTTGGTCGTCAGGAAACCTTCCATATCGGTGACAAGGAATGCACCCTTGTCTTGATTAAAAATCCTGTTGGCGCGACCCAAGCTATCGAGATGATTAAACTAGCTCCTTATCCATTTAGCCTATCTGTCCTCCTCAATGCCAACTATGCAGATGGAATTGACACTAGCTGGATCTGGGATGCAGACTTTGAACAGATCACTGACATGGACATTCCTGAAATCAACGCTGGTGGTGTTCGTCATTCTGAAATCGCTCGCCGTCTTCGTGTGACAGGCTATCCAGCTGATAAAATCACTGAGACAAGCAATCTGGAACAAGTTATCAAGACCATTGAGAACCAGGACTGCAAGCATGCCTATATCCTGGCTACCTATACTGCTATGCTGGAATTCCGCGAACTGCTGGCTAGTCGTCAGATTGTTAGAAAGGAGATGAACTAA
- the codY gene encoding GTP-sensing pleiotropic transcriptional regulator CodY produces the protein MAHLLEKTRKITSILKRSEEQLQDELPYNAITRQLADIIDCNACIVNSKGRLLGYFMRYKTNTDRVEQFFQTKIFPDDYIQGANMIYDTEANLPVEHDLTIFPVESRADFPDGLTTIAPIHVSGIRLGSLIIWRNDKKFEDEDLILVEIASTVVGIQLLNFQREEDEKNIRRRTAVTMAVNTLSYSELRAVSAILAELDGNEGQLTASVIADRIGITRSVIVNALRKLESAGIIESRSLGMKGTYLKVLIGDIFEEVKKRDY, from the coding sequence ATGGCACACTTATTAGAAAAAACAAGAAAAATTACTTCTATTTTGAAACGCTCAGAGGAGCAACTTCAAGATGAACTTCCTTACAATGCGATTACACGCCAGTTGGCAGATATTATTGATTGTAACGCTTGTATTGTGAATAGCAAGGGACGCCTTTTAGGCTACTTCATGCGTTATAAAACGAATACAGATCGTGTAGAGCAGTTTTTTCAAACTAAGATTTTTCCAGATGATTATATTCAAGGTGCAAACATGATCTATGATACGGAAGCCAACCTTCCTGTTGAACATGATTTGACCATTTTCCCTGTAGAAAGCCGTGCGGATTTTCCAGATGGTTTGACGACCATTGCTCCGATTCATGTGTCAGGGATTCGCCTAGGTTCGTTGATTATTTGGCGCAATGATAAGAAGTTTGAAGATGAAGATTTGATTCTTGTCGAGATTGCGAGCACGGTTGTGGGAATTCAACTATTGAACTTCCAACGCGAAGAAGACGAGAAAAATATTCGCCGTCGTACTGCTGTTACCATGGCGGTTAATACCCTTTCCTATTCAGAACTTCGTGCCGTATCAGCTATTTTAGCTGAATTGGATGGAAATGAAGGGCAGCTGACTGCATCAGTTATTGCAGATCGTATTGGCATTACGCGCTCAGTGATTGTCAATGCGCTTCGTAAATTGGAGTCGGCTGGAATTATTGAGAGCCGTTCACTCGGAATGAAGGGGACTTATCTCAAAGTTCTAATTGGTGATATTTTTGAGGAAGTGAAAAAGAGGGACTACTAA
- the truA gene encoding tRNA pseudouridine(38-40) synthase TruA, with translation MTRYKAIISYDGYAFAGFQRQPHARSVQEEIEKTLTRLNKGQAITVHGAGRTDSGVHALGQVIHFDLPYQMDEEKLRFALDTQSPEDIDVISIEIVADDFHCRYAKHSKTYEFIVDRGRPKNPMRRHYATHFPYPLDVERMQMAIKKLEGTHDFTGFTASGTSVENKVRTITEAGLSVDETGQFLTFTFSGNGFLYKQIRNMVGTLLKIGNNRMPVEQIDLILEKKDRQLAGPTAAPNGLYLKEIRYEE, from the coding sequence ATGACAAGATATAAAGCAATCATTTCCTATGACGGGTATGCATTTGCTGGTTTTCAGCGCCAGCCTCATGCGCGGAGCGTTCAAGAGGAAATCGAAAAAACCTTAACGAGACTCAATAAGGGGCAAGCCATCACTGTTCATGGTGCTGGTAGGACGGACAGTGGGGTTCATGCTCTGGGTCAGGTTATTCATTTTGATCTGCCCTATCAGATGGATGAGGAAAAACTCCGTTTTGCTCTGGATACTCAGTCTCCAGAGGATATCGATGTGATTTCGATTGAGATCGTGGCAGATGATTTTCACTGTCGTTACGCCAAGCATAGCAAGACTTATGAATTTATCGTAGATAGGGGGCGTCCTAAAAATCCGATGCGTCGTCACTATGCTACTCACTTTCCCTATCCCCTCGATGTGGAGCGGATGCAGATGGCAATCAAAAAGCTAGAGGGAACCCATGATTTCACCGGTTTTACAGCGTCTGGGACTAGTGTAGAGAACAAGGTTCGTACTATTACAGAAGCCGGTCTTAGTGTTGATGAGACAGGCCAATTTTTGACCTTTACCTTCTCAGGAAATGGTTTCTTGTATAAGCAGATTCGCAATATGGTGGGGACGCTGCTCAAAATCGGAAATAATCGAATGCCAGTTGAGCAGATTGACTTGATTTTGGAGAAGAAGGACAGGCAGCTAGCAGGTCCAACGGCGGCACCAAATGGCTTGTATTTAAAGGAGATTCGTTATGAGGAATAA
- a CDS encoding DEAD/DEAH box helicase, with amino-acid sequence MKFNEFNLSAELLAEIEKAGFVEASPIQEQTIPLALEGKDVIGQAQTGTGKTAAFGLPTLEKIRTEEATIQALVIAPTRELAVQSQEELFRFGRSKGVKVRSVYGGSSIEKQIKALKSGAHIVVGTPGRLLDLIKRKALKLQDIETLILDEADEMLNMGFLEDIEAIISRVPANRQTLLFSATMPDAIKRIGVQFMKDPEHVKIAAKELTTELVDQYYIRVKEQEKFNTMTRLMDVEQPELAIVFGRTKRRVDELTRGLKIRGFRAEGIHGDLDQNKRLRVLRDFKNGNLDVLVATDVAARGLDISGVTHVYNYDIPQDPESYVHRIGRTGRAGKSGQSITFVAPNEMGYLQIIENLTKKRMKGLKPASAEEAFQAKKQVALKKIERDFADETIRGNFEKFAKDARKLAAEFSPEELAMYILSLTVQDPDNLPEVEIAREKPLPFKPSGNGFGGKGKGGRGGRRGDDRRDRDRRGNGRRDDFKKGNRGNDRFDKDRRYRNKDNKKPRNTSSEKKTGFVIRNKGDK; translated from the coding sequence GTGAAATTTAATGAATTTAACTTGTCTGCTGAATTGCTAGCAGAGATTGAAAAAGCTGGATTTGTAGAAGCCAGTCCCATCCAAGAACAGACCATTCCCTTGGCTCTCGAAGGAAAAGACGTTATCGGTCAAGCTCAGACTGGTACAGGGAAAACTGCAGCCTTTGGCTTGCCAACTCTTGAAAAAATCCGTACAGAAGAAGCGACCATCCAAGCCTTGGTTATCGCTCCAACTCGTGAACTCGCTGTTCAAAGCCAAGAGGAATTGTTCCGCTTTGGTCGTAGCAAGGGAGTGAAAGTTCGTTCAGTTTACGGTGGTTCAAGTATTGAGAAACAGATTAAAGCCCTTAAATCTGGTGCCCACATCGTGGTAGGAACACCAGGCCGTCTCTTGGACTTGATTAAACGCAAAGCCTTGAAATTACAAGACATTGAAACCCTGATCCTTGATGAAGCGGATGAAATGCTCAACATGGGCTTCCTTGAAGACATCGAAGCTATTATCTCTCGTGTCCCTGCAAATCGTCAAACCTTGCTCTTCTCAGCAACCATGCCAGACGCTATCAAACGTATCGGTGTTCAGTTTATGAAAGACCCTGAACATGTCAAGATTGCTGCCAAGGAATTGACAACAGAGCTGGTGGATCAGTACTATATCCGTGTCAAAGAACAAGAAAAATTTAATACCATGACACGTCTCATGGATGTGGAACAACCAGAACTTGCTATCGTATTTGGTCGTACCAAACGCCGTGTAGATGAATTGACTCGTGGACTGAAAATTCGTGGCTTCCGTGCAGAAGGAATTCATGGTGATTTGGACCAAAATAAACGCCTTCGTGTCCTTCGTGATTTTAAAAATGGCAATCTTGATGTTCTAGTTGCGACAGACGTGGCAGCACGTGGTTTGGATATCTCAGGTGTGACCCATGTCTACAACTACGATATTCCACAAGATCCTGAAAGTTATGTTCACCGTATCGGTCGTACAGGTCGTGCTGGTAAGTCAGGTCAGTCTATTACTTTCGTAGCTCCAAACGAAATGGGCTACCTTCAAATTATTGAAAACTTGACTAAGAAACGCATGAAAGGTCTCAAACCTGCAAGTGCAGAAGAAGCCTTCCAAGCAAAAAAACAAGTAGCTCTCAAGAAAATCGAACGTGATTTTGCAGATGAAACCATTCGTGGCAACTTTGAGAAATTTGCTAAGGATGCTCGTAAGTTAGCTGCCGAATTTAGTCCAGAAGAATTGGCAATGTATATCTTGAGTCTGACAGTCCAAGATCCAGACAACCTTCCTGAAGTGGAGATTGCGCGTGAAAAACCACTGCCATTTAAACCATCAGGTAATGGCTTTGGTGGCAAAGGCAAGGGAGGTCGAGGAGGTCGTCGTGGAGACGACCGTCGAGATCGTGATCGCCGTGGCAATGGTCGCCGTGATGACTTCAAGAAAGGCAACCGTGGAAACGATCGTTTTGATAAAGACAGACGTTACCGTAATAAAGACAATAAAAAACCTCGCAACACTTCAAGCGAAAAGAAAACCGGCTTTGTTATTCGTAACAAAGGAGACAAATAG